A region from the Mesotoga infera genome encodes:
- a CDS encoding hydroxyacid dehydrogenase translates to MKILFLNRLDRYWEGKVEGLARAFPEHSFISHSSNDDPKAHISDAEVIVKGNLSQADLDKARNLRMVVVPWTGVDGLPLERLKERGVIVSNTHENAEVVAERAIALALAVTGRVVELHNDLSQGVWLGRPSNKEATWYSIIGKRCSILGLGKIGQAIAKLISGFECEITGFKRTPGGEFPYVKRVTDDIQDAVRAGDLVFVALPLTKKTAGIIGSDLLSLMKGKYLINVSRGKVIEEQALYDALNSGTLAGAAIDVWYDYPSNDRPATLPSRYPIHRFSNVVMSPHVGSWSVERMHSMVNGAIKNIESFLLGGRPEEEIDLDELY, encoded by the coding sequence ATTCTTTCATCTCGCACTCCAGCAACGATGACCCGAAAGCCCATATTTCCGATGCCGAGGTAATAGTGAAGGGAAATCTTTCGCAGGCCGACCTCGATAAGGCCAGAAATCTCAGAATGGTTGTCGTTCCCTGGACTGGCGTCGACGGTCTACCTCTTGAACGACTAAAAGAACGTGGTGTCATAGTCTCAAATACCCATGAGAATGCAGAGGTCGTTGCTGAAAGGGCCATAGCTCTGGCCTTGGCTGTTACGGGAAGAGTGGTGGAGCTTCATAATGATCTTTCTCAGGGGGTATGGTTGGGTCGGCCATCCAATAAGGAGGCGACCTGGTACTCTATCATCGGGAAGCGGTGCTCTATTCTCGGTCTAGGCAAGATCGGGCAGGCGATAGCAAAACTGATCAGCGGCTTTGAATGCGAAATAACGGGATTCAAGAGAACGCCCGGCGGCGAGTTCCCTTACGTGAAGCGAGTGACAGACGACATTCAAGATGCCGTTCGGGCCGGTGATCTCGTCTTCGTTGCTCTTCCACTGACGAAAAAGACAGCGGGGATCATCGGTTCCGATCTTCTAAGTCTGATGAAGGGCAAGTACCTGATCAATGTGAGCAGGGGAAAGGTAATCGAGGAGCAGGCACTTTACGATGCGCTGAACAGCGGGACTCTTGCCGGTGCGGCAATAGATGTCTGGTACGATTATCCCTCAAACGATCGGCCTGCAACACTTCCATCGAGATATCCAATTCATAGGTTTTCCAATGTCGTAATGTCACCGCACGTCGGAAGCTGGTCAGTGGAGAGAATGCATTCAATGGTTAATGGCGCCATAAAGAACATCGAGAGCTTTCTTCTAGGGGGACGTCCGGAGGAGGAGATCGATCTTGAC